Genomic window (Cellulosilyticum lentocellum DSM 5427):
AACAAGATTCATAGCACTTGTAATTTTCTTAGTGCTATCGATACTCCTGATTCGCCCTTTAATATCTTGCAAAGACGCCATCCTCGTTCACCCCTTTTCTACTTTATACTAAAGCTTTTTTTAAATTCTGTTACGATGTCATTTAATTTAGCTTCTAATTCTTTTGTAAGACCCTCTTTACCAGCTACTTCTACTAAGATTTCTGGATACTTAGTATCTACAAAATCAAAGAGTTCGCTTTGGAATCTTGCTACTTCTGAAAGTGGAATATCCATAAGGAACTTTCTAGTCGCAGCAAAAAGAATAATAACTTGTTTACTTACTTCAAGTGGTGAGTACTGAGGTTGTTTAAGAATCTCTGTAATACGTTCACCTTGTGTTAATGCATTTTTAGTAGCAGTATCAAGGTCAGATCCGAATTGTGCGAAAGCAGCAAGTGATCTATATTGAGCAAGTTCTGTACGGATAGGACCTGCTACTTGTTTCATTGCCTTGATTTGAGCAGCACCACCAACACGAGATACTGAAAGCCCTGGGTTAACCGCAGGACGTACACCAGCGTTGAAAAGTTCTGTTTCAAGGAAGATTTGTCCATCTGTAATAGAAATCACGTTTGTTGGGATATAAGCTGAGATATCCCCTGCTTGTGTTTCAATAATTGGAAGCGCAGTGATTGAACCGCCACCAAGTTCATCAGAAAGTCTAGCAGCTCTTTCAAGAAGACGAGAGTGTAAGTAGAATACATCCCCTGGATAAGCTTCACGACCTGGTGGTCTATGAAGAAGTAATGACATTGTACGATAAGCTACCGCATGTTTTGATAAATCATCATATACGATAAGAACGTCCTTACCTTGTTCCATCCATTCTTCACCCATTGTAACACCTGCATATGGTGCAAGATATTGAAGAGGTGCAGCTTCTGAAGCTGTAGCTACTACGATTGTTGTATAGCTCATAGCATCTGCTTTTTCTAAAGCGTTAACTAATTGTGCAACTGTTGAAGCTTTTTGCCCGATTGCAACATAGATACATAAACAATCTTTACCTTTTTGGTTAATGATTGTATCGATAGCAATAGCAGTTTTACCTGTTTGTCTATCTCCGATAATAAGCTCACGTTGTCCACGACCGATTGGTACCATGG
Coding sequences:
- the atpA gene encoding F0F1 ATP synthase subunit alpha is translated as MNLRPEEISSIIKDQIKNYKAHLQAEEVGTVITVGDGIARVHGLEKAMSGELLEFPGEVYGMVQNLEEDNIGVVLLGSDQNIKEGDTVKSTGRVVEVPVGDALSGRVVNALGQPIDGKGPINTDKFRPVERVASGVIDRKSVDTPLQTGLKAIDAMVPIGRGQRELIIGDRQTGKTAIAIDTIINQKGKDCLCIYVAIGQKASTVAQLVNALEKADAMSYTTIVVATASEAAPLQYLAPYAGVTMGEEWMEQGKDVLIVYDDLSKHAVAYRTMSLLLHRPPGREAYPGDVFYLHSRLLERAARLSDELGGGSITALPIIETQAGDISAYIPTNVISITDGQIFLETELFNAGVRPAVNPGLSVSRVGGAAQIKAMKQVAGPIRTELAQYRSLAAFAQFGSDLDTATKNALTQGERITEILKQPQYSPLEVSKQVIILFAATRKFLMDIPLSEVARFQSELFDFVDTKYPEILVEVAGKEGLTKELEAKLNDIVTEFKKSFSIK